From the Paludibacterium paludis genome, one window contains:
- a CDS encoding response regulator, whose amino-acid sequence MSVDFSTIRILIVDDQQLVRTLVSQALKAMGFRGDNISQAADGQTALRVLDIRQVDLVLCDVQMSRMSGVDLLKEVRCGRTSNPGTLPFVFLSGHPEKQTIVTAAKFFADGFIVKPPTPANIEKTIDGAMGRPRPEMDLFAFYHIATGTPYDKVEFPMAYVNIASEQIALEDAGEERSLAQVRPGAILARPLMSGTGILILPKGARLTQPQIHALREFQDRYGVHKVHVEPPPAEADAAADAPADPLVNQ is encoded by the coding sequence ATGAGTGTTGACTTCTCGACCATCCGTATTTTGATCGTCGACGACCAGCAACTGGTCAGGACGCTGGTCAGCCAGGCCCTCAAAGCCATGGGATTCCGCGGGGACAACATTTCCCAGGCCGCCGACGGGCAGACCGCGTTGCGCGTGCTGGATATCCGCCAAGTCGATCTGGTGCTGTGCGATGTGCAGATGAGCCGCATGAGCGGGGTCGATCTGCTCAAGGAAGTGCGCTGCGGACGTACCAGTAATCCGGGCACGCTTCCCTTCGTTTTCCTTTCCGGTCATCCGGAAAAACAAACCATTGTCACCGCCGCGAAATTTTTTGCCGACGGTTTCATCGTCAAACCCCCCACGCCGGCCAATATCGAAAAAACCATTGATGGAGCGATGGGCAGACCGCGGCCCGAAATGGATCTCTTCGCCTTTTACCATATTGCAACAGGCACACCTTACGACAAGGTCGAATTTCCGATGGCCTATGTCAACATCGCATCGGAACAAATTGCCCTCGAAGACGCGGGTGAAGAGCGCTCGCTGGCCCAGGTGCGACCCGGCGCCATCCTCGCCCGGCCCCTGATGAGCGGCACGGGAATCCTCATTCTGCCCAAGGGCGCGCGTCTTACCCAACCGCAAATTCATGCATTGCGGGAATTCCAGGATCGTTATGGGGTGCACAAAGTCCATGTCGAGCCGCCCCCGGCCGAAGCGGATGCGGCGGCGGACGCCCCGGCGGATCCACTGGTCAACCAGTGA
- a CDS encoding pseudouridine synthase — translation MEAVRLSKRLAELGICSRREADSYIEKGWVKVDGEVAVLGQKVTPEQRIELDRQAREAQSSRVTILLNKPVGYVSGQPEKGYPPAVALITGSSRWIEDRASQKFSPAHLKGLAPAGRLDIDSVGLLVLTQDGVVAKRLIGENSQVEKEYLVRVSGQMIPDGLALLNHGLSLDGEALRPAKVVWQNDDQLRFILRQGKKRQIRRMCEQVGLTVTGLKRVRIGKVMLGNLPPGQWRYLRDDEVF, via the coding sequence ATGGAAGCAGTACGCTTGTCCAAGCGTCTGGCCGAGCTGGGCATTTGCTCGCGGCGCGAAGCGGACAGCTATATTGAAAAAGGTTGGGTCAAGGTCGACGGAGAAGTCGCCGTGCTGGGGCAGAAAGTCACGCCCGAACAGCGCATCGAACTGGATCGCCAGGCCCGCGAGGCCCAATCGTCGCGCGTGACCATTTTGCTCAACAAACCGGTGGGGTATGTGTCCGGGCAGCCGGAGAAAGGCTACCCGCCCGCCGTCGCGCTGATCACCGGCAGCAGCCGCTGGATCGAGGATCGCGCATCGCAGAAATTCTCCCCGGCCCATCTGAAGGGGTTGGCTCCGGCCGGCCGTCTGGACATCGATTCGGTGGGCTTGCTGGTGCTGACCCAGGATGGCGTGGTGGCCAAACGCCTGATCGGAGAAAACTCCCAGGTGGAAAAGGAGTATCTGGTGCGGGTTTCCGGGCAGATGATTCCGGACGGACTGGCTCTGCTCAATCACGGACTGTCGCTGGACGGCGAGGCTCTGCGTCCTGCCAAGGTGGTATGGCAGAACGACGATCAGCTGCGCTTCATCCTGCGCCAGGGTAAAAAACGCCAGATCCGGCGCATGTGCGAACAGGTCGGACTGACGGTGACGGGACTCAAGCGCGTGCGCATCGGCAAGGTGATGCTCGGCAATCTGCCGCCGGGGCAGTGGCGTTATCTGCGCGATGACGAAGTCTTCTGA
- a CDS encoding pyridoxal phosphate-dependent aminotransferase — protein sequence MLLVDLTENPLGLSPSARSAVLREVSCLHAFPDGAADALRHRLAAHLRLPARCVLPGAGSSDVLGMALSTLVSGHSRLICPALLPPHVETLVNASGLSVERVREADGWQPSLDSLARAVCGQDDAPIVYLPYPDSLGGGCHDSDELAAWLRAQAGRAVTIVDESYIEFYDGHDALSMVSLVREGMAGMLVLRSFSHAYGLAGVRAGYGLGDSALVGACARRMRPYPISLPALAACLDALDNPEWLSQSRLFVRVVRDFLGERLSAMQAEVRDCGLNFLLHRLEVPEERLAGALTDAGWPSVRRIGGMDGWARVGASTIETAGRYLEVLDRCRSALS from the coding sequence ATGTTGCTTGTTGACCTGACTGAAAACCCCCTTGGCCTTTCCCCTTCGGCGCGCAGTGCCGTCCTGCGAGAGGTTTCCTGCCTGCATGCCTTTCCCGACGGCGCTGCCGACGCGCTGCGGCATCGATTGGCGGCGCATCTGCGTCTGCCTGCCCGGTGCGTGCTGCCCGGAGCCGGTTCGTCGGACGTGCTGGGCATGGCCCTGTCGACGCTCGTGTCCGGTCACTCCCGCCTGATCTGCCCGGCTTTGCTGCCGCCTCATGTCGAGACGCTGGTCAATGCAAGCGGGCTGTCCGTGGAGCGAGTCAGAGAGGCGGATGGCTGGCAGCCGTCGCTGGATAGTCTGGCCCGGGCCGTCTGCGGCCAGGATGATGCGCCGATCGTGTATCTGCCGTATCCCGATAGTCTCGGCGGCGGTTGCCATGATTCTGATGAGCTGGCGGCCTGGCTGCGGGCGCAGGCCGGGCGGGCCGTGACGATCGTGGACGAAAGCTATATCGAGTTTTACGACGGCCATGACGCCCTGTCGATGGTGTCGCTGGTGCGCGAAGGAATGGCCGGCATGCTGGTGTTGCGTTCCTTTTCGCATGCCTACGGGCTTGCCGGAGTCCGGGCCGGCTATGGACTGGGCGACAGCGCTCTGGTGGGGGCCTGCGCCCGCCGGATGCGGCCTTACCCGATCAGCCTGCCCGCCCTGGCGGCTTGTCTGGATGCGCTCGATAACCCGGAGTGGCTGTCGCAAAGCCGGCTGTTTGTCCGTGTCGTGCGGGATTTCCTGGGGGAGCGCCTGAGCGCGATGCAGGCGGAGGTGCGCGATTGCGGGCTCAATTTCCTGTTGCACCGGCTGGAGGTTCCCGAGGAGCGCCTGGCCGGCGCATTGACGGATGCCGGCTGGCCCTCGGTTCGCCGCATAGGGGGAATGGATGGCTGGGCCCGGGTTGGCGCGTCGACGATCGAGACAGCGGGACGCTATCTGGAGGTGCTGGACCGTTGCCGTTCCGCCTTGTCCTAA